The genomic DNA TCGGAGATCCGATACAAATTGAGCCGGTTATTTCAATAGATGAAACAATTTTGCATGATATTCGCCGAGCCTTCAAAGTTTCTGATGCCTATATTGGCACGGCTGCGTCTGTCCAAACCTTAGCGGACTTTGCTAATCCGGTCGGGACGTATAAAGGGGAAGGTGAGGATCGCCAACGTATCGGCATTCCACTTTGGGTCCATCGTCGCTGCATTGAACCAATGTTCTCTATTGCAAACAGAATTGCTTATCAGAATAAAATGGTGTTAGCCGGAAAAAAAATCGGTGAAGGGCATTGGTATGACTGCACTGGTAATGCTGTACAAGCTCAGTATGTACAAGAGCAAGGCAATTTCATAGTAGAGAAAATAAGAGGTTATTTTGCCACGTTAAATGGAGAAGATTCTACGCCAAGTGTTTTTGTCATTACACCATTCACCGCGGTGAAAGAGGGACTTAAAAACTTGTTGAAACAGCAACTGAAAGGAGAAATCGCTAATATTAGCAAATGGGTTGATCGTTCGATTGGAACAGTGCATACTTTTCAAGGAAAAGAAGCTGATATTGTCTATTTTGTCACGGGTACAGATACTCAAACAGATGGAGCGGCGAATTGGTCGTGTATGAAGCCGAACTTATTAAATGTGGCAGCTACTCGAGCGAAAAAAGAATTTTATGTTGTTGGGGATTTAGCACGTTTTAAGTCTAAACAATATTATGATGTCATTCAGCAAACTTTTGAGGAGTTTAATGAAAAAAAGCTACATGTGCAGGATACTTAATTTATTAACTGAGAAAAGTATTGGGATGACGGGGGATACATCTAAAAAAGGGGAGTTCTTCAAATAGAATCAACTGAAACATGGAAAGAAAGTGAGCTGTCTATGCTTGAAAAGAATAGATAGCAATGGCCCACAATCCTTTGAAAGTAGTTGTCATCCGCCAGTCACTTTCAAAGAAAAACAATAAAATTATATAAGCAGGTGGAGAAAAAGATGTTTTGTTTTTCTCCACCTGCTTTGTTTTAGGGCTTATTGGACAACCCCTCTAGTCTATTATTCAACTTTTTTATGATTAACTTTTTCCAATAGTTCTTTCCAATTTTCAGGGAAGCCAAGATGATGAAAATCTGTATATTCAGTATTTTCTTCAATAAGTGTTTCTATATTTGTAATGAAATTTAATCCATCAGATTTTGTTAACAGTCGCTCAATAATAAAAATAACAGCAAAAATATAATCATTATCAAATCTCTTAGAATCTTCTTTAAACAATTTTGGCGTATAAAAGTTCCATGTTTAAAACTCCATTCATTCTTAATTACATTGTGCAGTAATAAATAACACCTGCCAATGCTGAGATATTATTATCTTATTAATAAGAATGAAAAAGGAAATTCATTAAAAAGTACTTTTGATTATTCCTTTTGTTCATATCATGGAACAATCAAATATTGTCTAATATGGAAGAGACCGTTTTCAAATTGAATCCGATCTCTTCCTCCTTCGTCGTCCATTAACATGTGAATTGATTCTCGAAATCTTTGTAAATGATGATTTCTCACTCATGCAAAAGTAAACATCAAAATATATATTAACATTAGTAGTGAAAAAATAGAAAAAGATAACAAACCTTAACCTTAAAAGGCCTAATGATACGATAAAAGATATAAGGGATAAGAAGAGGTTATACAAAGAACAATTAAAAATATTAATTGGATATATAGAACAATTAGGTAGGGCGGAATAATGCCTTCAATCCTTTTGATATCAAGGATTTGTATGTAAGGTGAAAGTGATTTACTGATATTTTGTTGACATGAAAATATACATCTTTCGTTATTCCATTATATGAATGACCAAGCCTTGACCATGTTTTGTTCGAGTGCGCCACTAGCTTCGACAAGTAGCGAAAAGTGTAGAAACATGTATACATAAATTTAGTATACCCTCTTGACAACTCAAAATGGTATGTTATTCTAATACCGACAGACAGTCGGTCTATGAAAACAAGGAGATGTAAAAATGAGAGTTGTAAAAGAAGCGGAGGAACGTAGGAACGAAATACTTGACGTAGCGGATGAGCTTTTCGCTCAGAAAGGCTTTGACGGCACAAGTACAAAAGATATTCTCGAAAAGGTAGGAATTGCACGGGGAACGCTGTATTATCACTTCAAGTCGAAGGAGGCAATAATGGATGCGCTGATTGAGCGGTATAGTGCCCGTTTTTTAAGCGTGGCGCAGGAAATTGCCGCAGACAAGAGTATACCCTTAAATGAGCGCATTATTCGTGTTGTAATGGCTCTAAACGTAAGTGGCGGAAGTGGCAAGGAAATCAAAGAGCACATTCATAAACCGCAGAACGCGCTTATGCATCAGAAAATACAAAAGGTCATAATTAACAGCGTTCCCCCCATACTGACAGGAATAATTCGCGAGGGTATTGAGCAAGGACTGTTCAACACGCCGTTCCCGTACGAATGCATGGAAATGGTTGTGGCATATATGAATACCGTTTTTGATGATGATATCGTCAAGATGACGAATGAGGAGCGCGTATCACGCATACATGCGTTTATTTTCAACTTAGAAAGGTTGCTTGGTACCGAAAGCGGAAGCCTTATGTACGTAATGCAGATGTTTGGTAGCGAAAATGAAGGCAGTAATAAATAATTCAGAAAATTCCTTCTTAGAAGAATTGATTTCAGCGATTAGAAGCAGGCAATCAGATCGTAAAAAAGCTTTCAAACAAATAAGAGTGATCGAGAGGAGATTGTCTATAGTGAATGAAGTAAAAATAGCAGATTAAAAGTATCGAGAGGAGATTGCATATAGTGAATGAGGTAAAAATAGAAGGTGGGTTTAAAAAATTTCTAATTCTCTGGTTTGGTGAACTGATATCTAATATCGGTTCTGGATTAACAGCCTTTGGTCTTGGAGTGTATGTGTGGCAGATGACACATTCAGCGGTGGATGTCGCAATGGTGGAAATGGCAGCACTTTTGCCGATGATTTTACTAGCTCCAGCTGCGGGTGTTCTTGCAGACCGATTTGATAGAAGATTGCTCATGATGTTGGGAGATATTGTATCGGGGTTTGGACTAATTGTGATGCTCGTGCTTATGCTCACAGGAGATATTCAAGTGTGGCAAATCTGCCTTTGTGTGGGATTTAGTTCCGTATTTTCAGCATTGTTAGACCCAGCATATAAAGCAACGATTACGGATTTATTAACAGAGGAAGAATATGCACAAGCGAGTGGAATGGTGGGAATTGCATCCTCTTCTAAGTTTTTGATTTCACCCATTATTGGTGGATTAATTTTAGCAGTTTCCAGTATGGAAGTGATACTTATTATAGATATTCTTACTTTTGTTGTAACGGTTATTGCTATTCTTTCTGTAAGAAAATCTCTTGCGGTAAAGGCACAGGTTAAGAAAGAATTGGATTTTTTCAAGGATTTAAAAGAAGGATGGCTAATTATTGTCGAATCCAAAGGAGTCATGCTATTAATTGTACTTGTTTCTGTTTTAATGTTTTATATGGGGATTATCCAGGTGCTGTCAAAACCAATGATCTTATCCTTTACCAATGAGAAAACAACAGGAATTCTGCAGACAATTGTTGCCTGCGGTATGATGGTGTCCAGTATCCTGATTGGCAAAGGAATCCTAAAGAGAAACTTTGTGAATGTCATGGTAGGAAGCTTTATTGTATCTGGGATTACGATGGCAGGATTTGGTGCAACAACAAGTATTCCGGTTATTATTATTTCTGGGTTTTTATTCTTTGCATCGTTGCCATTTGCGACTACATGTATTGATGTTCTCATAAGAAAATCGATTGATAATGATAAACAGGGCAGAGCATGGGGACTTATTTCTTTGATTTCTCAGTTAGGATTTGTAGTCGCTTATGTTATTGCAGGAGTTCTTGCAGATTATGTATTTAACCCGGCACTTGTAGAAGGAGGAGTGCTTGCGGATACTGTTGGAAAAATCATTGGAACTGGTGAAACAAGAGGAATCGGATTGTTAATCATTCTTGCAGGACTGGGTCTCATCATTACGGCATTATTCGTATCTAAATCAAAGGGCATCCGTGAAATGGAAACACATAAAGGTGCAGAAGACAGTTTGCAGTCAGAACAACTATCTCAATAATGGGAAATTTTGAAGAAAAGGCATGCAGCAGGCAGGGGGAAAATTATGTTTTTTAAAATTGTAAAGAACGATTTTCTAAGGAACAAAATTGTAACGACGGCCGTATTTGTATTTATTACGATGGCAGTTATTTTGGCAGCAAGTGCTATTAACAACATTGCCAATCTGATTCAGTCGATGTCAGAACTACAGGAACGTGCAGTCCCAGCTGATATTACGCAGATGCATTCTGGAGAATTTGACCAGGATGAAATCGATCAATTTACCGAAAAACAGCGTGAGAATATAGCGATGCAAGAGACGATGGTTCTTCTAACGTTTGATGGAAGTAATATTCATTTTGGTGAAGATCAAACGATGGCAGGAACTGTACAGGATATTTCATTTGTTGTACAGAATTAAAAATTTGATTTTATATTAAATCTCGATAATGAAAAGCTGGATGTAATGGAAGGGGAAGTCGCGGTTCCCATCTATTTCATGCAACAATATGACTTAAAAATCGGCGAGACGATTACAGTGAAAAATGGAGAATATGAAAAAGAGTTTGTCATTTCAGATTATGCACGAGATTATGAGATGAACTCTTCCCTCACTTCTTCAAAACGGTTTGTTCTGAATCAGGCTGACTATGACGAAATGCGTAAAATGCAGGCAGGCGAACTAGAATATCTCATCGAATTCAAACTAAATGAAAACGGGGATTCCCAGGCTGTGCAGACTGCTTATATCGAAGCTGGACTCCCAGCAAATGGTCCTACAGTCGGAGGAAAGATCTTCTTAATATTTAATGCCATGTCAGATGCGGCAGTGGCAATGGTCATTATACTTATTAGTATTCTGTTAATTATTATTGCATCACTCTGTATCAGACTGACGTTTCTGGCAACGATTGATGAAGATTTAAGAGAAATCGGTGTAATGAAAGCAATAGGTATATCCAAAAAGGATATAAAGAAAGTATATCTTAACAAATACAGAATTATGTCAGTAATAGCAGGTATTATAGGCTATCTGCTTTCCTTTGCAGTAGTAAATCTGTTTAACGGTAATATGAGACTTTACATCTCATCAGATTTATCAGGAAATTTAAAATATGTACTCTCTCTTATCGCTCCATTAATGATTTATTTCATGATTGTGATGTACTGTAAGAAAGTACTGAAAAGAATCGATAAGATTTCTGCGGTAGAAGCCTTACGTTCAAATATTATGGAGCGTGGAAAGAATCGAAAATACAGTTTTCCACTGCTTAAGAACAAATTTTTCAGCACCAATATCTATATGGGACTGAGGGATGTATGGAAACGATTCAAATTATACAGGCTACTGTTCTTTATTTTTATC from Bacillus aquiflavi includes the following:
- a CDS encoding TetR/AcrR family transcriptional regulator, whose translation is MRVVKEAEERRNEILDVADELFAQKGFDGTSTKDILEKVGIARGTLYYHFKSKEAIMDALIERYSARFLSVAQEIAADKSIPLNERIIRVVMALNVSGGSGKEIKEHIHKPQNALMHQKIQKVIINSVPPILTGIIREGIEQGLFNTPFPYECMEMVVAYMNTVFDDDIVKMTNEERVSRIHAFIFNLERLLGTESGSLMYVMQMFGSENEGSNK
- a CDS encoding Abi family protein → MFKEDSKRFDNDYIFAVIFIIERLLTKSDGLNFITNIETLIEENTEYTDFHHLGFPENWKELLEKVNHKKVE
- a CDS encoding DEAD/DEAH box helicase, which gives rise to MHDIRRAFKVSDAYIGTAASVQTLADFANPVGTYKGEGEDRQRIGIPLWVHRRCIEPMFSIANRIAYQNKMVLAGKKIGEGHWYDCTGNAVQAQYVQEQGNFIVEKIRGYFATLNGEDSTPSVFVITPFTAVKEGLKNLLKQQLKGEIANISKWVDRSIGTVHTFQGKEADIVYFVTGTDTQTDGAANWSCMKPNLLNVAATRAKKEFYVVGDLARFKSKQYYDVIQQTFEEFNEKKLHVQDT
- a CDS encoding MFS transporter; protein product: MNEVKIEGGFKKFLILWFGELISNIGSGLTAFGLGVYVWQMTHSAVDVAMVEMAALLPMILLAPAAGVLADRFDRRLLMMLGDIVSGFGLIVMLVLMLTGDIQVWQICLCVGFSSVFSALLDPAYKATITDLLTEEEYAQASGMVGIASSSKFLISPIIGGLILAVSSMEVILIIDILTFVVTVIAILSVRKSLAVKAQVKKELDFFKDLKEGWLIIVESKGVMLLIVLVSVLMFYMGIIQVLSKPMILSFTNEKTTGILQTIVACGMMVSSILIGKGILKRNFVNVMVGSFIVSGITMAGFGATTSIPVIIISGFLFFASLPFATTCIDVLIRKSIDNDKQGRAWGLISLISQLGFVVAYVIAGVLADYVFNPALVEGGVLADTVGKIIGTGETRGIGLLIILAGLGLIITALFVSKSKGIREMETHKGAEDSLQSEQLSQ